Proteins found in one Zea mays cultivar B73 chromosome 1, Zm-B73-REFERENCE-NAM-5.0, whole genome shotgun sequence genomic segment:
- the LOC103643970 gene encoding uncharacterized protein yields the protein MKYFDETLSFEELIAKRDERVKESDWEWLITYWMSPEAEVRTNRGKDNRSKLTMSHAAGSKSYARVGHELAEQQGRPARRDEIYVRTHTRKNKEGDIVPLPGAEIFINKFEEVVAAKPELKDRSIQDGDLYAHVFGEKEPRGRIRGLGLGPTPQDVGTPGTQMKISTKLQMALQARNHSEQEVRALRHDMNQMKDKMDQIYQMLVASQGVQHIESPSQHGSNSRQNLRVHHSDEVAHDYNGNDHSQNMVQDDLQLTRRVASTVGRPRNREDVNTIEEQSRRRDIATMVGKEVILYSMMRSEVPVAIANIISTDPTTKVGDVPLGREFTQVFVTRVLKRESTLPRPYLGVESMGDALFMPVAWPTNKMSRNKQSTLIQGSTAAGKYFLHI from the exons ATGAAATACTTTGATGAAACATTGAGTTTTGAAGAGCTTATTGCTAAAAGGGATGAAAGGGTGAAAGAATCTGATTGGGAGTGGTTGATAACTTATTGGATGTCTCCAGAAGCTGAA GTTCGTACAAACAGAGGTAAAGATAACCGTTCAAAGTTGACTATGTCACATGCAGCTGGCAGCAAAAGTTATGCTCGTGTGGGGCATGAACTG GCCGAACAACAAGGACGTCCTGCGAGAAGAGATGAAATATATGTTAGAACACACACGCGTAAGAACAAAGAAGGGGATATTGTACCTCTACCTGGAGCAGAAATATTCATT AATAAATTTGAAGAAGTTGTTGCTGCGAAGCCAGAATTGAAGGATAGAAGTATTCAAGATGGTGATTTATATGCACATGTTTTTGGAGAGAAAGAACCAAGAGGTCGTATTCGTGGTTTAGGCTTAGGACCAACTCCACAAGATGTAGGCACCCCTGGAACTCAAATGAAAATATCAACAAAGCTTCAAATGGCGTTGCAAGCTCGCAATCATTCTGAGCAAGAGGTTAGAGCCTTAAGACATGATATGAATCAGATGAAAGATAAAATGGATCAAATTTATCAAATGCTGGTAGCATCTCAAGGGGTGCAACATATAGAAAGCCCATCACAACATGGGTCTAATTCTCGACAG aaCTTAAGGGTGCATCATTCAGATGAGGTGGCACATGATTACAATGGTAATGACCATTCACAAAatatggttcaagatgacttgcaACTTACTAGGCGAGTTGCAAGCACTGTGGGTCGTCCAAGGAATCGTGAAGATGTTAATACTATTGAAGAGCAAAGTCGCAGGCGAGACATTGCAACAATG gtTGGTAAAGAAGTGATATTATATTCTATGATGAGATCTGAAGTTCCTGTTGCAATAGCAAATATTATCTCAACCGACCCAACCACTAAGGTGGGAGATGTTCCTCTTGGAAGGGAGTTCACACAAGTTTTTGTGACTCGCGTGCTAAAAAGGGAAAGTACTCTGCCACGACCATACTTAGGTGTAGAGAGTATGGGGGATGCTCTTTTTATGCCCGTTGCATGGCCAACAAACAAG ATGAGTCGTAACAAACAATCAACGTTGATCCAAGGTTCTACAGCAGCaggtaaatattttcttcatatatAG